From one Bacillus clarus genomic stretch:
- a CDS encoding sensor histidine kinase, with translation MKKSTIILFLQDRLLYMYLCLLIIGLGTGIMLVDNVSPSGLIDGGIIFYFILLSLFLMGLWLVFDYLRQKAYYNQVKDAINRSDVDAIEIVQAMVTREQYLVARLLQEQYSSYLNELRTYRRQQELHNHFVLQWVHHMKTPVSVIDLLIQEALQQIPYTEEEQEQLVVSIQEETNRMTRDLEMMLYTARLDKFEIDSHLKKIPLHKLISAVINAHKSFWIRHSIYPRIDGEAWIETDEKWMKFVLNQLVSNAIKYSKDKPGAKQLVFCLEESVHGGGKLSVVDEGIGIASHDLPRVFEPFFTGENGRTAGESTGMGLYLAKEVCKRLGHALSVTSVLGEGTTFIVSFEPRGIHMFDIK, from the coding sequence ATGAAAAAATCAACAATAATTTTATTTTTGCAGGATAGATTGTTATATATGTATTTATGTTTGCTCATTATTGGACTTGGTACGGGGATTATGCTTGTGGACAATGTGAGTCCTTCAGGGTTAATAGATGGTGGGATAATATTTTATTTTATATTGCTTTCGCTATTCTTAATGGGTCTATGGTTGGTTTTTGATTACCTTCGGCAAAAAGCTTATTACAATCAAGTTAAGGATGCGATTAATCGATCCGATGTAGATGCTATAGAGATTGTGCAGGCCATGGTAACAAGAGAGCAATATTTGGTAGCTAGGCTCTTACAGGAGCAATACAGTAGTTATTTGAATGAGCTTAGAACATATCGTCGTCAACAGGAGTTACATAATCATTTTGTATTACAATGGGTGCATCATATGAAAACGCCCGTATCAGTTATTGATTTGCTTATACAAGAGGCTTTGCAGCAAATACCATATACGGAGGAAGAGCAAGAGCAGCTAGTAGTTAGTATACAGGAAGAAACAAACAGAATGACAAGAGATTTAGAAATGATGTTGTATACAGCACGCCTTGATAAGTTTGAAATTGATAGTCACTTAAAAAAAATTCCACTTCATAAGTTGATTAGTGCTGTTATAAATGCACATAAGAGTTTTTGGATTCGTCATTCTATATATCCACGGATTGATGGAGAGGCATGGATAGAAACGGATGAGAAATGGATGAAGTTCGTGCTAAACCAACTAGTGAGTAATGCAATTAAATACAGTAAGGATAAACCTGGGGCAAAGCAACTAGTTTTCTGTTTGGAGGAGAGTGTGCACGGGGGCGGAAAGCTGAGTGTGGTTGATGAGGGGATTGGAATTGCATCGCACGATCTCCCGAGGGTTTTTGAACCATTCTTCACAGGAGAGAATGGAAGAACAGCGGGAGAATCGACAGGAATGGGCTTATATTTAGCAAAAGAGGTGTGTAAGCGCCTTGGTCACGCTTTGTCTGTAACATCAGTTTTGGGAGAAGGGACAACATTTATAGTCAGCTTTGAGCCTCGTGGAATCCATATGTTTGATATTAAGTGA
- a CDS encoding non-ribosomal peptide synthetase — translation MSVFKKQELFWNNMFDAEDNMSYLPYVKAIKNTSNKYDYVYRPLSSNVSQKIKTMANGSNLAIYLILLTGVECLINKYTDEENIIIGFPTMQVGDKEGSLLNEFLVLKNKLDQNSTFKSVFNRIKLSVKEAIENQKVPFKKMVRNLNLQYDSNNLPIINTMVSLNEIHQGNFNESVVTDTIFHFDLEKDVINLKLIYNENLYDRDFMNQIIEHLNRIFSVILYQYDLEISKVELLSEAEKNKLLISFNDTTSHYPKEKTLHQLFEEQVDRTPDQLAIVFENQQLTYWELNERANQLARTLRDQGVRANQLVGIMVERSVEMIVGILGILKVGGAYVPIDPEYPEDRINYMLKDSGVEILLSQQHLEIPSSYKDKILLLDDAHTYHGDTSNLGGINTENQLAYLIYTSGTTGKPKGVMVEHSSIHNTVQWKAKSYGFTKEDRVLMFSTFVFDSFITHFFGPIISGSTVYILNDKQCVDPMDIKNAISLWQITHLQSTPNFLFKVLENMDVLDFCSIKNVVVGGEKVTPVLIKKLKTLNPTVEICNEYGPTENSVISTMLSITNVEQTLSIGKPISNVKIFILGKNNCLQPINVPGELCISGDGVAKGYLNQPGLTAEKFVENPFIPGERMYRTGDLAKWLPDGNIEYIGRIDDQVKIRGYRIELGEVESVLQKLELVRESIVVARENEDGIKQLCAYFVGDESLTVAQLREAMSQELPDYMIPSYFVHLAQMPFTPNGKVDRKALPEPEGNIQTGTEYVAPQNPIEDLLVSIWQTVLGVPQIGVLDNFFDLGGDSIKSIQVSSRLYQAGYRVDMKNLFKYSTVESLSPHVEKITRVAEQGEVTGKATLTPIQRWYFDREAADPQHFNQAFMLYLKQRFDVSALRKTMQKIAEHHDALRMVFRQTEQGYEAWNRGIEEEELFSLEVMDLTGNGNPTSVIEEAANAIQSSMHLSEGPLMKIGLFQCEEGDHLLMVIHHLVVDGVSWRILLEDFEAGYEQAVNGGVIQLSQKTDSFQLWAEQLSLYANSPEMEKEREYWNEIEQISTGLLPKDEEQDCGLIKDTEVISVQWTASETEQLLKQTNRAYNTEINDLLLTALGMAVHQWTGMENIVVNLEGHGRESILSDLDITRTVGWFTSQYPVVLSIEAGSNISHRIKNIKEGLRQIPNKGVGYGLLKYLSEHQEKQMFTLKPEISFNYLGQFDQDLENTAMQASPYSSGSDVSKYQTRAYVLEINGMISNGKLSLGIGYNGKQYRKETIEKLANWLQASLQEVIEHCVTKERVELTPSDIIFKGMTIEALDRIVQETNHIGEIENVYPLTPMQKGMLFHSLLNSQSEAYFEQATFDVQGSMNIEAFVQSLEQLVQRHAIFRTNFVSAWNDEPLQIVYRNRKIDFHYEDLHEMEGPSREEWVEKHTNEDRERGFNLAEDALMRMIILRTEEQTYRVIWSFHHILMDGWCMPIVIQEIFETYYATQQQREPELSVVTPYSDYIEWLEAQDYEESSKYWNDYLEGYEGQTLLPKENLKNEDEGYVLDELLCEFDRELTQKMKQVASDNQVTINSLIQTAWGALLQKYNGSQDVVFGSVVSGRPAVIPGIENMIGLFINTIPVRIRCDAEEAFVEVMKKNQKQAVASHAYDTHPLYEIQAQTEQKQDLITHLMVFENYPTETEMERVGNQSENLLEVKNANMEEQTSYDFNVIVVPGEEFKVRLNYNANVYDYTSVERIRGHLVQVIKQVVNNPQICIQDLELVTAEEKIQILESFNDTATEYPCEKTIHQLFEEQVERTPDQIAVVFEDQQLTYRELNERANQLARTLRDEGVQEDQLVGIMVERSLEMIVGILGILKAGGAYVPIDPEYPEERIRYMLEDSGTKMLLLQRHLQDKHSFTSKILFLDDEAIYHEDGSNLESKAGPNHLAYVIYTSGTTGNPKGILTTHRNIIRVVQDTNYITFSTQDKVLQLSSYAFDGSTFDIYGSLLNGAELILISKEVLLNMEKLTNYIVKENITVLFITTALFNVLVDVNINCLSNIRKILFGGERVSVAHVRKAIQHIGENKIVHVYGPTESTVFATYYEVNEVEDKSENVPIGKPLSNTTTYIVNNNGQLQPIGVAGELWIGGSGLAKSYLNRPDLTSEKFGNNPFIPGERIYKTGDLVRWLSDGNIEYLGRIDQQVKIRGYRIELGEIEAHLLKIDPVQEAIVVVRENDDGSKQLCAYFVANNDLTVRQIREAMSQELPDYMLPSYFVQLAKMPLTPNGKIDRKALPAPEQSLQTGTEYVAPQTPIEEMLVSIWQTVLGVPQIGTLDNFFDLGGDSIKAIQASSKLLQAGYKIEMKYWFKYQNIAELSLHVKQVTRLIDQKEITGEVTLTPIQRWFFENKMEAPHHFNQAVMLYQKQGFDVPALCKTIQKIAEHHDALRMVFRQTEHGDEAWNRGIEEEELFSLEVMDFTGEVNPAAAIEEAANAIQSSIDLSEGPLVKLGLFQCEEGDHLLIVIHHLVVDGVSWRILLEDIGAGYEQAVNGETIQLPQKTDSFQLWAEQVSLYANSLEMEEEREYWNEVEQIPAALLPKDKEQDYGLIKDSEAINVQWTKSETEQLLKQANNAYNTEINDLLLTAVGTAIHQWTGMEKIAVNLEGHGRETILSDLDITRTVGWFTSQYPVVLPIEVGSNISQRIKNIKTGLRHIPNKGIGYGLLKYLSENQEKQTFTLKPEISFNYLGQFDQDLENSVMQISPYSKGNDVNIHQKNRYTLDINGMVIDGSLSMTLTYSHAQYYEETIQELAELLRGALKEIIEHCVIKEQTDQIHHVGERELVESINSKEAEKFTDEFFNSLYLKDVPGAIVVIVQDGKVVLSKGYGYSDVENKIPMNAHKTLMRVGSITKLFTSTIMMQLIEQGKINLYEDIQTYLGDIEIPRKINAPLTIEHLMSYTTGFDYPDQGMEQLINFDKSKPVTLKEFIKQNMPTVVHTPGERYNYENFAFVLQGYIVEKITGVPFHQYAKEQLLKPLEMYNSSFIQTLELQNKLATGYDIENSRIPEYEYSPVDNSTGSMFSTGEDIAKFMIAMMQQGMYGGNRILDSISVKKMLSLKSESNPEVSYSSYGFETNFHPNYMGENIFAKSGNISGFSSFMWLLPEANTGAFVMCNKSIINKIEIFEAFMNHYYPSIQNRKSLQLV, via the coding sequence AGTACATTTAAATCAGTATTTAATAGAATAAAATTATCGGTCAAAGAAGCAATTGAAAATCAAAAAGTTCCTTTTAAAAAAATGGTTCGAAATTTAAATCTACAATATGATTCAAACAACTTACCTATTATAAATACGATGGTTTCTTTAAATGAAATTCATCAGGGTAATTTTAATGAAAGTGTAGTTACAGATACCATATTCCACTTCGATTTAGAAAAAGATGTAATTAATTTGAAGTTAATATATAATGAAAATCTTTATGATAGAGATTTTATGAATCAAATTATAGAACATTTAAACCGTATTTTCTCTGTAATTTTATATCAGTATGATCTTGAAATAAGTAAGGTTGAATTGTTATCAGAAGCTGAAAAAAATAAATTATTGATTTCTTTCAATGATACTACATCCCATTATCCTAAGGAGAAAACTCTTCATCAGTTATTTGAAGAACAGGTAGATAGAACACCAGATCAATTAGCGATTGTATTTGAAAATCAGCAGTTGACGTACTGGGAACTCAATGAACGAGCAAACCAGTTAGCGAGAACCCTAAGAGATCAAGGAGTAAGGGCAAATCAGTTAGTTGGAATTATGGTTGAGCGTTCTGTAGAGATGATTGTAGGTATACTGGGTATATTAAAGGTGGGTGGTGCCTATGTGCCTATTGATCCAGAATATCCTGAAGATCGTATTAATTATATGCTGAAAGATTCCGGAGTAGAAATATTATTAAGTCAACAACATTTAGAAATTCCCTCCTCTTATAAGGATAAGATTTTACTGTTAGATGATGCACATACTTACCATGGAGATACTTCTAATTTAGGAGGTATTAATACAGAGAATCAGTTGGCATATCTTATCTATACTTCGGGAACTACAGGCAAACCTAAAGGGGTAATGGTGGAACATTCCAGCATACATAATACAGTACAATGGAAAGCAAAATCATATGGGTTTACGAAGGAAGATCGTGTACTTATGTTTAGTACATTTGTGTTTGATTCATTTATTACACACTTTTTTGGACCAATCATTTCTGGTTCAACAGTATATATTCTTAATGATAAACAGTGTGTGGATCCAATGGATATTAAAAATGCTATCTCATTATGGCAGATAACACATTTACAAAGTACTCCTAACTTTTTGTTTAAAGTATTAGAAAATATGGATGTATTAGATTTTTGTTCAATAAAAAATGTAGTTGTTGGTGGAGAAAAGGTTACTCCTGTACTTATTAAAAAGTTGAAAACATTAAATCCAACAGTAGAAATATGTAATGAGTATGGTCCAACGGAGAATAGTGTAATTTCCACAATGCTATCAATTACGAATGTTGAACAAACGCTTTCCATTGGTAAGCCAATCTCAAATGTGAAAATCTTTATTTTGGGGAAAAATAATTGTCTTCAACCAATAAATGTTCCAGGAGAACTTTGTATTTCTGGAGATGGTGTTGCTAAAGGGTATTTAAATCAACCGGGGTTAACAGCGGAAAAATTCGTAGAAAATCCTTTTATCCCAGGAGAACGCATGTATAGAACAGGTGACTTGGCCAAATGGTTACCAGATGGAAATATTGAGTATATTGGCAGAATTGACGATCAAGTGAAAATTCGGGGATATCGAATTGAATTGGGTGAGGTTGAATCAGTACTTCAAAAGTTGGAGTTGGTTCGCGAGTCCATTGTTGTTGCACGAGAGAATGAAGATGGAATAAAACAATTATGTGCTTACTTTGTTGGAGACGAAAGCTTAACAGTGGCACAACTTCGAGAGGCGATGTCACAAGAACTACCCGACTATATGATTCCATCTTACTTTGTACATTTGGCACAAATGCCATTTACACCAAATGGTAAGGTCGATCGTAAAGCATTGCCTGAGCCAGAAGGAAACATACAAACAGGTACGGAGTATGTTGCGCCGCAAAACCCAATAGAAGACTTGTTAGTCTCGATTTGGCAAACGGTACTTGGTGTTCCACAAATTGGAGTATTAGATAATTTCTTTGATCTGGGAGGCGACTCAATTAAGTCTATCCAAGTTTCCTCGAGACTGTATCAAGCTGGTTATCGAGTAGATATGAAAAACTTATTCAAATATTCGACTGTTGAGTCTTTAAGTCCGCATGTGGAGAAAATAACACGAGTTGCTGAACAAGGGGAAGTAACAGGAAAGGCTACGTTAACACCAATTCAACGTTGGTATTTCGACCGCGAGGCGGCAGATCCTCAGCACTTTAATCAAGCGTTCATGTTATATCTGAAACAAAGATTTGATGTATCAGCTCTTCGTAAAACGATGCAAAAAATTGCCGAGCATCATGATGCGCTTCGTATGGTCTTCCGTCAAACTGAACAGGGATATGAGGCATGGAACCGAGGAATAGAGGAAGAAGAGTTATTCAGTCTGGAAGTGATGGATCTCACAGGAAATGGGAATCCGACTTCAGTGATTGAAGAGGCTGCGAATGCGATTCAAAGTAGCATGCATTTAAGTGAAGGACCGTTAATGAAAATAGGCTTATTCCAATGTGAAGAAGGCGATCATTTGTTGATGGTTATTCACCACTTAGTAGTGGATGGCGTTTCTTGGCGAATATTGCTGGAAGATTTTGAGGCAGGGTACGAACAAGCGGTAAACGGAGGGGTTATTCAACTATCACAAAAAACAGATTCTTTCCAATTATGGGCAGAACAATTATCCCTTTACGCGAACAGTCCAGAGATGGAAAAAGAGCGCGAATATTGGAATGAAATCGAGCAAATCTCAACGGGATTGCTACCGAAAGATGAGGAACAAGATTGTGGTTTGATAAAGGACACTGAAGTTATCTCGGTCCAATGGACAGCTTCTGAAACCGAGCAGTTATTAAAACAAACAAACCGAGCATATAACACTGAAATCAATGATTTATTGTTAACAGCTTTAGGAATGGCAGTTCATCAATGGACAGGAATGGAAAACATTGTTGTGAATTTGGAAGGACATGGACGAGAGTCTATTCTTTCTGATCTTGATATTACTCGTACAGTAGGCTGGTTTACGAGTCAATATCCAGTAGTCTTGTCGATTGAAGCAGGGAGCAATATCTCTCATCGGATTAAGAATATTAAAGAAGGATTACGCCAAATTCCAAATAAAGGGGTTGGATATGGTCTTTTAAAATACTTGTCTGAACATCAAGAAAAACAGATGTTTACACTGAAGCCAGAGATTAGCTTTAACTATCTGGGGCAATTTGATCAAGATTTAGAGAATACTGCGATGCAGGCGTCTCCTTATTCGAGTGGTTCAGATGTAAGTAAGTATCAAACGAGAGCATATGTACTCGAAATCAATGGCATGATATCTAATGGGAAATTATCATTAGGAATTGGTTATAATGGAAAACAATATCGAAAAGAAACGATAGAGAAATTGGCGAATTGGTTGCAAGCGAGTCTGCAGGAAGTCATTGAACATTGTGTAACGAAAGAGCGAGTGGAGCTCACACCAAGTGATATTATTTTCAAAGGGATGACAATCGAAGCATTAGATCGTATTGTACAGGAAACAAACCACATAGGCGAAATCGAAAATGTGTATCCATTAACCCCGATGCAGAAGGGTATGTTATTCCACAGCTTGCTGAACTCACAGTCGGAAGCTTATTTTGAACAAGCAACGTTCGATGTGCAGGGAAGTATGAATATAGAGGCGTTCGTTCAAAGCTTAGAGCAATTGGTGCAAAGACATGCCATATTCCGAACTAACTTTGTGAGTGCTTGGAATGATGAGCCGTTACAAATTGTATACCGAAATCGAAAAATCGATTTTCATTATGAAGATCTGCATGAAATGGAAGGGCCATCACGTGAAGAGTGGGTGGAGAAGCATACGAATGAAGATAGGGAAAGAGGATTTAATCTTGCTGAAGATGCATTAATGCGTATGATAATCTTACGTACTGAGGAACAAACGTACCGTGTTATTTGGAGCTTCCACCATATCTTAATGGATGGTTGGTGCATGCCAATTGTAATCCAAGAAATCTTCGAAACTTACTATGCTACTCAGCAACAAAGAGAACCTGAATTATCTGTAGTAACGCCATATAGTGATTATATTGAATGGTTAGAAGCACAAGATTATGAAGAATCATCTAAATATTGGAATGATTATTTAGAGGGGTACGAAGGGCAAACATTATTACCAAAAGAAAATTTGAAAAATGAAGATGAAGGTTATGTTTTGGATGAGCTACTTTGTGAGTTTGATAGAGAATTAACGCAGAAGATGAAACAGGTAGCTAGTGATAATCAAGTCACAATCAACAGCTTAATTCAGACAGCATGGGGAGCGCTACTACAGAAATATAATGGCAGTCAGGATGTTGTATTTGGAAGTGTTGTATCAGGAAGACCAGCTGTTATACCAGGTATAGAAAATATGATTGGTTTATTCATTAACACGATTCCTGTGCGTATTCGTTGTGACGCGGAAGAAGCTTTTGTAGAAGTGATGAAAAAGAATCAAAAGCAGGCAGTAGCCTCACATGCATACGATACGCATCCATTGTATGAAATACAGGCACAAACGGAACAAAAGCAGGACTTAATCACACATCTTATGGTGTTTGAGAACTATCCTACAGAGACAGAAATGGAACGTGTTGGTAACCAGTCCGAAAACCTATTAGAAGTCAAGAATGCAAATATGGAAGAACAGACAAGCTATGATTTTAATGTAATTGTTGTTCCTGGTGAAGAATTTAAAGTTCGACTTAATTACAATGCCAATGTATATGATTATACAAGTGTAGAACGAATTCGTGGTCATTTGGTTCAAGTTATTAAGCAAGTTGTAAATAACCCGCAAATTTGTATACAAGATCTAGAATTGGTAACAGCAGAAGAGAAAATACAGATTCTCGAATCGTTCAATGATACAGCGACTGAATATCCATGTGAAAAGACTATCCATCAATTGTTCGAAGAACAGGTGGAGCGTACACCAGATCAAATTGCGGTTGTATTCGAAGATCAGCAATTGACGTATCGTGAGTTGAATGAACGAGCGAACCAATTGGCACGAACGCTAAGAGATGAAGGCGTACAGGAAGATCAGTTAGTTGGAATTATGGTAGAACGTTCGCTAGAAATGATTGTGGGGATACTTGGAATCTTAAAAGCAGGTGGTGCCTACGTGCCAATCGATCCTGAATATCCAGAGGAACGAATTCGTTACATGTTGGAGGATTCGGGAACGAAGATGCTCTTGTTGCAACGCCATTTGCAGGATAAGCACTCTTTTACATCTAAAATTCTATTTTTGGATGATGAAGCGATTTATCATGAAGATGGTTCGAATTTGGAATCGAAGGCTGGGCCGAATCATTTAGCTTATGTTATTTATACTTCAGGAACAACAGGCAATCCTAAAGGTATTTTAACTACGCACCGAAATATAATTCGAGTTGTTCAAGATACAAATTATATTACATTTAGCACACAGGATAAAGTACTTCAATTGTCAAGTTATGCGTTTGATGGATCGACCTTTGATATATATGGTTCGTTATTAAATGGAGCCGAACTGATTCTTATCTCCAAAGAAGTATTGTTAAATATGGAAAAGTTAACAAATTACATTGTAAAAGAAAACATTACGGTTCTCTTTATAACGACAGCTTTATTCAATGTCTTGGTCGACGTTAATATTAACTGTTTATCTAATATTAGAAAAATTCTTTTTGGTGGAGAACGTGTATCAGTAGCACATGTACGAAAGGCAATTCAGCATATAGGAGAGAATAAAATTGTACATGTCTATGGCCCGACGGAAAGTACGGTATTTGCAACGTATTATGAAGTGAATGAAGTGGAAGATAAGTCTGAAAATGTACCAATTGGAAAACCATTAAGCAATACAACAACGTATATTGTGAACAATAATGGTCAATTACAACCTATAGGAGTGGCTGGAGAACTTTGGATTGGGGGAAGTGGTCTCGCAAAATCCTATCTCAACCGTCCTGATTTAACTTCAGAAAAATTTGGGAATAATCCATTTATACCAGGTGAGCGCATATACAAAACGGGTGATTTGGTAAGATGGCTATCTGATGGGAATATTGAATATTTAGGAAGAATTGATCAGCAGGTGAAAATTCGAGGCTATCGGATTGAACTTGGAGAGATTGAAGCACATCTCTTAAAAATAGATCCAGTTCAAGAGGCTATCGTGGTTGTACGAGAGAATGATGATGGATCAAAACAATTGTGTGCATACTTTGTGGCAAATAATGACTTAACAGTAAGACAAATACGGGAAGCTATGTCACAAGAATTACCAGACTACATGCTTCCATCGTACTTTGTACAGCTTGCAAAAATGCCATTAACACCAAATGGTAAGATTGATCGTAAAGCGCTGCCTGCGCCAGAACAAAGTCTACAAACAGGTACGGAGTATGTTGCGCCACAAACCCCGATAGAAGAAATGTTAGTATCGATTTGGCAAACGGTACTTGGTGTTCCGCAAATTGGAACATTGGATAATTTCTTTGATTTGGGAGGCGACTCAATTAAAGCGATTCAAGCTTCTTCAAAGTTGTTACAAGCAGGATATAAAATAGAAATGAAATATTGGTTTAAGTATCAAAATATAGCAGAGTTAAGTTTACATGTAAAACAGGTTACCCGATTGATAGATCAAAAAGAAATAACAGGAGAGGTTACATTAACACCGATTCAGCGCTGGTTCTTTGAAAACAAGATGGAAGCCCCTCATCATTTTAACCAGGCGGTTATGTTATATCAGAAACAAGGATTTGATGTACCAGCTCTGTGTAAGACAATACAAAAAATAGCTGAGCATCATGACGCGCTGCGTATGGTCTTCCGTCAAACAGAACATGGGGATGAGGCATGGAATCGTGGAATCGAGGAAGAAGAATTATTCAGCTTGGAAGTGATGGATTTCACAGGAGAGGTAAATCCTGCCGCTGCCATTGAAGAAGCAGCGAATGCGATTCAAAGTAGCATTGATTTAAGTGAAGGACCGTTAGTAAAACTAGGCTTGTTCCAATGTGAAGAAGGCGATCATTTATTGATTGTGATCCATCATCTAGTAGTGGATGGCGTTTCTTGGAGGATATTACTGGAAGATATCGGGGCAGGATATGAACAGGCGGTAAACGGAGAGACTATTCAATTGCCACAAAAAACAGATTCTTTCCAATTATGGGCAGAACAAGTATCCCTTTATGCGAACAGTCTAGAGATGGAGGAAGAGCGCGAATATTGGAATGAGGTCGAACAGATCCCAGCGGCATTGTTACCGAAAGATAAAGAACAAGATTATGGCTTGATAAAGGATAGTGAAGCCATTAACGTGCAGTGGACGAAGTCTGAAACAGAACAGCTATTAAAGCAAGCAAATAATGCGTACAATACGGAAATAAATGACCTGTTGTTAACAGCTGTAGGAACGGCAATTCATCAATGGACAGGAATGGAAAAAATCGCTGTGAATCTGGAAGGACATGGAAGGGAAACTATTCTTTCTGATCTTGATATCACTCGGACAGTAGGTTGGTTTACAAGCCAATATCCAGTAGTTCTGCCGATTGAAGTAGGGAGCAATATCTCTCAGCGGATTAAGAATATCAAAACAGGATTACGCCACATTCCGAATAAAGGGATTGGATATGGTCTTTTAAAATATCTATCTGAAAATCAAGAAAAGCAGACATTTACATTGAAGCCAGAGATTAGCTTCAACTATCTGGGTCAGTTTGATCAAGACTTAGAGAATAGCGTAATGCAAATATCTCCGTATTCAAAAGGAAATGATGTAAATATTCATCAAAAAAATCGATATACATTAGATATTAATGGTATGGTTATTGATGGAAGTTTATCAATGACACTTACTTATAGTCATGCACAGTATTACGAAGAAACAATACAGGAGTTAGCAGAATTATTAAGAGGAGCATTGAAGGAAATTATTGAGCATTGTGTAATCAAAGAGCAGACAGACCAGATACATCATGTGGGAGAGCGTGAACTTGTAGAATCTATTAATTCGAAAGAAGCAGAGAAATTTACAGATGAATTTTTTAATAGTTTGTATTTAAAAGATGTTCCAGGTGCTATTGTTGTTATTGTTCAAGATGGTAAAGTGGTTTTATCTAAAGGGTACGGATATTCAGATGTCGAGAATAAAATACCAATGAATGCACACAAAACATTAATGAGAGTAGGTTCAATTACAAAATTATTCACTTCTACAATCATGATGCAACTTATAGAGCAAGGCAAAATTAATTTATATGAAGATATCCAGACATATTTAGGAGATATTGAAATTCCAAGGAAAATAAATGCTCCCCTTACGATTGAACATTTGATGAGCTATACTACAGGATTTGATTATCCTGATCAAGGAATGGAACAATTGATTAATTTTGATAAATCAAAACCTGTAACATTAAAGGAGTTCATTAAACAGAATATGCCTACCGTAGTTCATACGCCTGGTGAGCGATATAACTATGAAAATTTTGCATTCGTACTTCAAGGGTATATAGTAGAAAAAATTACAGGTGTTCCTTTTCATCAATATGCAAAGGAACAATTATTAAAACCACTTGAAATGTATAATAGTAGTTTTATTCAAACATTGGAATTACAAAATAAACTTGCAACAGGATATGATATAGAAAACAGTAGAATTCCAGAGTATGAGTATAGTCCAGTTGATAATTCTACTGGTAGTATGTTCTCAACAGGAGAAGATATAGCTAAATTCATGATTGCCATGATGCAACAGGGAATGTATGGTGGAAATCGAATATTAGATTCGATTTCTGTGAAAAAAATGCTCTCTTTGAAATCCGAAAGCAATCCTGAGGTAAGCTATAGCAGTTATGGATTTGAAACAAATTTCCATCCGAATTATATGGGTGAAAATATTTTTGCTAAGAGTGGAAATATTTCTGGATTTAGTTCGTTTATGTGGTTGTTACCTGAAGCGAACACTGGAGCATTTGTTATGTGTAATAAGAGCATTATAAATAAAATCGAAATTTTTGAAGCATTTATGAATCATTATTATCCATCCATACAAAATCGAAAATCTCTACAATTAGTGTAA
- a CDS encoding response regulator transcription factor: protein MYRIFIIEDDPKISTILKNNMEKYGFEACCASDFRDLLTELEEYEPHLVLLDINLPYFDGYYWCRQIRVRSSIPIIFISARAGEMDQVMAIENGGDDYITKPIHLDLLMAKVKSTLRRVYGEYATMSTDLGINENEINVYGLRLNIPRNELSWKDQKVELTKNERLLTECFMRRIGKPVSREKLLETLWDDVQFVDDNTLTVNVTRVRKKLEEIGLPKVIETIRSQGYKLSLSDEHAGESS from the coding sequence ATGTATCGTATTTTTATTATAGAAGATGACCCAAAGATTTCCACTATTTTGAAAAATAATATGGAGAAATATGGATTTGAAGCGTGTTGTGCTTCAGATTTTCGAGATTTGCTAACTGAGTTGGAGGAATATGAACCACATTTGGTACTGCTTGATATTAATCTACCATATTTCGATGGCTACTATTGGTGTAGGCAGATACGAGTACGCTCAAGTATACCAATTATTTTTATATCTGCACGGGCAGGTGAGATGGACCAAGTAATGGCTATTGAAAACGGTGGTGATGACTATATTACAAAACCTATTCATTTAGATTTGTTAATGGCAAAAGTGAAAAGTACATTGCGAAGAGTTTACGGGGAATACGCTACTATGTCAACTGACTTAGGTATAAATGAGAATGAGATCAATGTGTATGGATTACGACTGAATATTCCACGTAATGAGCTGAGTTGGAAGGATCAGAAGGTTGAGTTAACGAAAAACGAACGATTGTTGACCGAATGCTTTATGCGTCGAATTGGGAAGCCGGTCTCTCGTGAGAAGCTTTTGGAGACCTTGTGGGATGATGTTCAGTTTGTCGATGATAATACGCTAACAGTCAATGTAACAAGGGTTAGGAAGAAGTTGGAGGAAATCGGACTACCCAAGGTGATTGAAACGATTAGGAGCCAAGGTTATAAGCTTTCCTTAAGTGATGAGCATGCGGGGGAAAGTTCATGA